The following are encoded in a window of Planctomycetaceae bacterium genomic DNA:
- a CDS encoding CCA tRNA nucleotidyltransferase, protein MTNKQAAIQIIRSLRKEGFQALLAGGCVRDTLLGREPKDYDIATDARPEQICKIFRRTIRVGTKFGVIIVMMEGHQIEVATFRADTGYSDGRRPDNISFTSAENDALRRDFTINGMFFDPIKNEVLDFVGGQKDLKKKTIRTIGKADERFSEDYLRMLRAVRFAGQLDFKIEKSTLAAIKRYHSLITKISGERIAMELESLMAATKRIKGLKLFIETGLAKEIFPVLNDKINFGMKVFKYLPKEMTFELAVAGMFSGCESAEAMESLEVLKLSTSKLKHIDFLLIKRDFLNNELSLAELKTIVSQPYYADLYVFQTAVLKAERKGLAKLNVIAKRAKLLAGRDLQPKPLLNGHELMALGAKAGPQIGQISKELYVEQLSEDIATKEDAKRWVENWIKNHKS, encoded by the coding sequence ATGACGAACAAACAGGCGGCAATACAGATAATTCGCAGCCTTCGTAAGGAAGGTTTTCAGGCTCTGCTGGCGGGCGGTTGCGTACGTGATACGCTGCTGGGCAGAGAGCCGAAAGATTATGATATCGCGACAGATGCGCGGCCGGAGCAAATCTGTAAAATTTTCCGCAGGACAATTCGTGTCGGCACAAAGTTCGGCGTGATTATTGTAATGATGGAAGGCCATCAAATCGAAGTCGCGACGTTCAGGGCAGATACTGGGTATAGTGATGGAAGACGGCCTGATAATATTAGTTTCACTTCGGCTGAAAATGACGCACTGCGAAGGGATTTTACAATCAATGGCATGTTTTTTGACCCGATTAAAAACGAGGTTTTGGATTTTGTCGGCGGACAGAAAGATTTAAAGAAAAAAACTATCCGCACAATCGGCAAGGCTGATGAAAGATTCAGCGAAGATTATCTGCGAATGCTGCGGGCTGTACGGTTCGCAGGACAGTTGGATTTTAAAATTGAGAAAAGCACGTTGGCGGCGATTAAACGATATCACTCACTGATTACAAAAATCAGCGGTGAGAGAATAGCGATGGAGTTGGAATCGCTGATGGCTGCGACCAAGCGAATAAAGGGATTGAAACTTTTTATAGAGACCGGCCTTGCGAAGGAGATTTTTCCGGTTTTAAACGATAAAATAAATTTCGGAATGAAAGTTTTTAAATATTTGCCGAAAGAAATGACATTTGAACTTGCTGTTGCGGGAATGTTCTCCGGCTGCGAAAGTGCCGAGGCGATGGAGAGTCTTGAAGTTTTAAAACTTAGCACGAGTAAATTGAAACACATTGATTTTCTGCTGATCAAAAGAGATTTTCTGAATAATGAATTGTCGCTTGCTGAACTTAAGACGATTGTGTCGCAGCCGTATTATGCGGATTTGTATGTTTTTCAAACAGCGGTATTGAAGGCAGAACGAAAAGGCCTTGCGAAATTGAACGTAATTGCCAAAAGGGCGAAATTGCTTGCGGGCAGGGATTTACAGCCGAAACCTTTGCTGAATGGCCACGAGCTTATGGCTCTGGGCGCAAAGGCTGGGCCGCAGATAGGGCAGATCAGCAAGGAACTTTATGTTGAGCAGTTATCGGAAGATATTGCTACTAAAGAGGATGCGAAACGGTGGGTCGAAAATTGGATAAAAAACCACAAGAGTTGA